A window of the Chlamydia sp. genome harbors these coding sequences:
- the lpxC gene encoding UDP-3-O-acyl-N-acetylglucosamine deacetylase, translating to MVGRAQRTLKRRVCYSGVGVHFGKAAMLTLEPAEENTGVVFLRHTTSGQCIPAQLANVCGTGRSTTLSLCGDVVSTVEHLLAALYAFGVDNVRIHCSEDEIPIGDGSAQVFIDLIDRAGIEEQEQMVRIAKLARPVYYQTQDTILAAFPSEEFKISYTLHYSHNSAIGTQYRSLVISEESFRKEIAPCRTFALYSELCFLMEKGLIGGGCLGNAVLFKDDSVVSLGKLRFSDEPVRHKILDLIGDLSLVAKPFVAHIVAVGSGHSSNVALGNKILEALQHE from the coding sequence ATGGTGGGTCGAGCTCAGAGAACGTTGAAGCGTAGAGTATGCTATTCTGGGGTGGGAGTGCATTTTGGAAAAGCGGCGATGCTTACTCTAGAGCCAGCGGAGGAAAATACTGGCGTGGTTTTTTTGCGTCATACGACTTCTGGGCAATGCATTCCTGCCCAATTAGCTAATGTTTGTGGGACGGGGCGTAGTACCACTTTGTCTTTGTGTGGTGATGTGGTGTCTACAGTCGAGCACTTATTGGCGGCACTGTATGCGTTCGGCGTAGATAATGTGCGAATTCATTGCAGTGAAGACGAGATCCCAATAGGCGATGGCAGTGCTCAAGTGTTTATAGATCTTATAGATCGGGCTGGGATCGAAGAGCAAGAGCAGATGGTGCGCATAGCGAAGCTAGCTCGTCCTGTCTATTACCAGACGCAGGATACGATTTTGGCTGCGTTTCCTTCGGAAGAGTTTAAAATTTCTTATACCCTTCATTATTCGCATAACTCTGCGATAGGTACGCAATATCGCTCGTTGGTTATTTCAGAAGAGTCTTTCCGTAAAGAGATTGCACCTTGTAGAACATTTGCTTTATACAGCGAACTCTGCTTTCTTATGGAGAAAGGGTTGATTGGAGGAGGTTGTTTAGGCAATGCGGTATTGTTTAAGGATGATAGTGTTGTAAGCTTGGGCAAGTTACGTTTTTCAGATGAGCCTGTCCGTCATAAGATACTAGATTTGATAGGAGATTTGTCACTAGTTGCCAAACCTTTTGTAGCACATATTGTTGCCGTGGGATCAGGCCATTCTTCCAATGTTGCATTAGGAAACAAAATTTTAGAGGCATTGCAGCATGAATAG